Proteins encoded within one genomic window of Jiangella mangrovi:
- the recN gene encoding DNA repair protein RecN: MLEEIRIRGLGVIDDAQLELGPGLTVVTGETGAGKTMVLTGLNLLMGGRADGGAVRTGTSRALVEGRVTIDAGGPVAERAAEAGAELEPAEPIGKGKSKRERLELLLSRTVMAEGRSRAHVGGHSAPVSLLGELADGLVAVHGQSDQQRLLRSSRQLAALDRFAGAAVAEPLADYATRYARLRSVEAELDEVTSKARERAQEADLLRLGLGEVESVDPQPGEDETLRAEEGRLAHADALRTAAVTAHQSLSGDESFPDAPDVLGLLAQARQALDPERDHDPELAALADRLAEATYLVGDVAADLASYGAGVDTDPERLAEVQSRRAALTALTRKYGETIDQVLTWAEQGSRRLLELDGDDDRVAALGQERERLTAELGDLAATITKARTEAAARFADDVSVELTALAMPHARIVVEVRPRDGFGPTGVDDVEILFTGHNGAQPRPLDKGASGGELSRLMLAIEVVFAGADPVPTFVFDEVDAGVGGKAAVEVGRRLAMLARHAQVLVVTHLPQVAAFADHHLKVVKSDDGRVTSSGVEMLDDTGRVNELSRMLAGLEGSASARAHAEELLETAAGSKRGR, translated from the coding sequence GTGCTTGAGGAAATCCGTATCCGTGGACTCGGCGTCATCGACGACGCCCAGCTCGAGCTGGGTCCGGGGCTCACCGTCGTCACGGGCGAGACCGGCGCAGGCAAGACCATGGTGCTGACCGGCCTCAACCTGCTCATGGGCGGTCGCGCCGACGGCGGCGCCGTCCGCACCGGCACCAGCCGCGCGCTGGTCGAGGGCCGCGTCACCATCGACGCCGGTGGACCGGTCGCCGAGCGGGCCGCCGAGGCCGGCGCCGAGCTCGAGCCCGCCGAGCCCATCGGCAAGGGCAAGAGCAAGCGGGAACGCCTCGAGCTGCTGCTCAGCCGCACCGTCATGGCCGAGGGCCGTTCGCGCGCCCACGTCGGCGGGCACAGTGCGCCGGTGAGCCTGCTCGGCGAACTGGCCGACGGCCTGGTCGCGGTGCACGGCCAGAGCGACCAGCAGCGGCTCCTGCGCAGCTCGCGCCAGCTCGCCGCGCTCGACCGGTTCGCCGGCGCCGCCGTCGCCGAGCCGCTGGCCGACTACGCGACGCGCTACGCCCGGCTCCGCTCCGTCGAGGCCGAGCTCGACGAGGTCACCTCCAAGGCCCGCGAGCGCGCTCAAGAGGCCGACCTGCTGCGCCTCGGCCTGGGCGAGGTCGAGTCCGTCGACCCGCAGCCCGGCGAGGACGAGACCCTGCGCGCCGAGGAGGGCCGGCTCGCCCACGCCGACGCGCTGCGCACGGCCGCCGTCACGGCGCACCAGAGCCTTTCCGGCGACGAGTCCTTCCCCGACGCGCCGGACGTGCTGGGCCTGCTGGCCCAGGCCCGCCAGGCGCTCGACCCCGAGCGCGACCACGACCCCGAGCTCGCCGCCCTGGCCGACCGGCTCGCCGAGGCGACCTACCTCGTCGGCGACGTCGCCGCCGACCTCGCGTCCTACGGCGCCGGCGTCGACACCGACCCCGAGCGCCTCGCCGAGGTCCAGTCCCGCCGCGCCGCGCTCACCGCGCTGACCAGGAAGTACGGCGAGACCATCGACCAGGTCCTCACCTGGGCGGAGCAGGGATCCCGCCGGCTGCTCGAGCTCGACGGCGACGACGACCGCGTCGCGGCGCTCGGCCAGGAGCGCGAGCGGCTCACCGCCGAGCTGGGCGACCTCGCGGCCACCATCACCAAGGCCCGCACCGAGGCCGCCGCCCGGTTCGCCGACGATGTCAGCGTCGAGCTCACCGCGCTCGCCATGCCGCACGCCCGCATCGTCGTCGAGGTCCGCCCGCGCGACGGCTTCGGCCCCACCGGCGTCGACGACGTCGAGATCCTGTTCACCGGGCACAACGGCGCCCAGCCGCGGCCGCTCGACAAGGGCGCGTCCGGCGGCGAGCTGTCGCGGCTCATGCTGGCCATCGAGGTCGTGTTCGCCGGCGCCGACCCGGTCCCGACATTCGTGTTCGACGAGGTCGACGCCGGTGTCGGCGGCAAGGCCGCGGTCGAGGTCGGCCGCCGCCTGGCCATGCTCGCCCGGCACGCGCAGGTCCTCGTCGTGACCCACCTGCCGCAGGTCGCGGCGTTCGCCGACCATCACCTCAAGGTCGTGAAGTCCGACGACGGCCGGGTCACCAGCAGCGGGGTCGAGATGCTCGACGACACCGGCCGGGTGAACGAGCTCTCGCGCATGCTGGCGGGCCTCGAGGGCTCCGCGTCGGCCCGGGCGCACGCCGAGGAGCTGCTCGAGACCGCGGCCGGCTCCAAGCGCGGTCGCTGA
- a CDS encoding NAD kinase, whose amino-acid sequence MTRTVLLVTHTGREEARQVAAKVIDKLSDAGVAVRVMADERHDIPIPEADTRVADVVAEGDPLAADGCELIVVIGGDGTILRGAEVARSTGTPVLGVNLGHVGFLAESEVDDLGYTVDHIVKRDYAVEERMTIDVSVRHDGTEIATGWALNEVSVEKASRERMLDVVAEIDGRALSRWGCDGVVMATPTGSTAYAFSAGGPVVWPEVEALLMVPISAHALFARPLVVAPSSTMAVTIQHRTPGAVLWCDGRRAVELPAGARVEACRGSQPVRLARLHEAPFTKRLVAKFALPVEGWRGARPSRSHDHPT is encoded by the coding sequence ATGACCCGCACGGTACTGCTCGTCACCCACACCGGGCGCGAGGAGGCCAGACAGGTCGCCGCCAAGGTGATCGACAAGCTCAGCGACGCCGGCGTCGCCGTCCGCGTCATGGCCGACGAGCGCCACGACATCCCCATCCCCGAGGCCGACACCCGGGTCGCCGATGTCGTCGCCGAGGGCGACCCGCTGGCCGCCGACGGCTGCGAGCTCATCGTCGTCATCGGCGGCGACGGCACCATCCTGCGCGGCGCCGAGGTCGCGCGGTCCACGGGCACCCCCGTTCTGGGCGTCAACCTCGGCCACGTCGGCTTTCTCGCCGAGTCCGAGGTCGACGACCTCGGGTACACCGTCGACCACATCGTCAAGCGCGACTACGCCGTCGAGGAGCGCATGACCATCGACGTCTCCGTGCGCCACGACGGCACCGAGATCGCCACCGGCTGGGCGCTCAACGAGGTCAGCGTCGAGAAGGCCAGCCGCGAGCGCATGCTCGACGTCGTCGCCGAGATCGACGGGCGGGCGCTGTCGCGCTGGGGCTGCGACGGCGTGGTCATGGCCACGCCGACGGGGTCGACGGCGTACGCGTTCAGCGCCGGCGGCCCGGTGGTATGGCCCGAGGTCGAGGCGCTGCTGATGGTCCCGATCAGCGCGCACGCCCTGTTCGCCCGCCCGCTCGTGGTCGCGCCGTCGTCGACCATGGCGGTGACGATCCAGCACCGCACGCCCGGCGCGGTCCTCTGGTGCGACGGCCGGCGCGCGGTCGAGCTGCCCGCCGGCGCCCGGGTCGAGGCCTGCCGCGGCTCGCAGCCGGTCCGCCTGGCGCGGCTGCACGAGGCCCCGTTCACCAAGCGCCTGGTCGCCAAGTTCGCCCTCCCCGTCGAGGGCTGGCGCGGCGCCCGGCCATCGCGCAGCCATGATCATCCGACGTGA
- a CDS encoding TlyA family rRNA (cytidine-2'-O)-methyltransferase — protein sequence MPPRRRLDAELVRRGLARSREHAATLVGDGRVLVSGRVATKPATAVDPADPVLVTEPAEGDEYVSRGGHKLAGALDAFEPAGLTVNGKRCLDAGASTGGFTDVLLRRGAASVVAVDVGYGQLAWSLRSDERVEVHDRTNIRDLTPDTVGEPVAVVVGDLSFISLRLVLGPLVQVSKRDADFALMVKPQFEVGKDRVGKGGVVRDPELRAAAVVDVARAAGELGLGVNGVTASPLPGPSGNVEYFLWLRAGAPEVRPEDVQRAVEEGPQ from the coding sequence GTGCCGCCTCGACGACGCCTGGACGCGGAACTGGTCCGCCGTGGGCTGGCCCGCTCGCGCGAGCACGCGGCGACCCTCGTCGGCGACGGCCGGGTGCTGGTCAGCGGCCGGGTCGCGACGAAGCCGGCCACGGCAGTCGACCCGGCCGACCCGGTGCTGGTCACCGAGCCGGCCGAGGGCGACGAGTACGTCTCGCGCGGCGGGCACAAGCTGGCCGGTGCACTGGACGCGTTCGAACCGGCCGGCCTGACGGTGAACGGAAAACGCTGCCTCGACGCCGGCGCCTCGACCGGCGGCTTCACCGACGTCCTGCTGCGGCGCGGGGCGGCGTCCGTCGTGGCCGTCGACGTCGGGTACGGGCAGCTGGCGTGGTCGCTGCGCTCCGACGAACGCGTCGAGGTGCACGACCGCACCAACATCCGCGACCTGACCCCCGACACGGTCGGCGAGCCGGTCGCCGTCGTGGTGGGCGACCTGTCGTTCATCTCGCTGCGACTGGTCCTCGGCCCGCTGGTCCAGGTCAGCAAACGCGACGCCGACTTCGCCCTCATGGTGAAGCCGCAGTTCGAGGTCGGCAAGGACCGCGTCGGCAAGGGCGGCGTGGTCCGCGATCCGGAACTCCGCGCGGCAGCGGTCGTCGACGTCGCGCGGGCGGCGGGCGAGCTCGGCCTCGGCGTCAACGGCGTCACCGCGAGCCCGCTGCCCGGCCCGTCCGGCAACGTCGAGTACTTCCTCTGGCTGCGTGCCGGCGCACCCGAGGTCCGCCCCGAGGACGTCCAGCGTGCAGTAGAGGAAGGGCCGCAATGA